The proteins below are encoded in one region of Ornithinimicrobium avium:
- a CDS encoding inorganic diphosphatase encodes MHFDVTIEIPQGSRNKYEVDHATGRIRLDRMLFTATRYPADYGYIEETLGEDGDPLDALVLLDEPTWPGCLVAARPIGMFHMRDEAGGDDKIICVPADDPRKSHIRDLEHIGEHTRLEIQHFFEVYKDLEPGKSVEGAHWAGREESERVYHEAVQRAKDAGLTTARWPMPHPNH; translated from the coding sequence ATGCACTTCGACGTGACGATCGAGATCCCGCAGGGCAGCCGCAACAAGTACGAGGTCGACCATGCGACCGGGCGCATCCGGCTGGACCGCATGCTGTTCACGGCGACGCGCTACCCGGCGGACTACGGCTACATCGAGGAGACGCTCGGCGAGGACGGCGACCCGCTGGACGCGCTGGTGCTGCTGGACGAGCCGACCTGGCCGGGGTGTCTGGTGGCGGCCCGGCCGATCGGCATGTTCCACATGCGCGACGAGGCCGGCGGCGACGACAAGATCATCTGCGTGCCGGCCGACGACCCGCGCAAGAGCCACATCCGCGACCTGGAGCACATCGGCGAGCACACCCGCCTGGAGATCCAGCACTTCTTCGAGGTCTACAAGGACCTGGAGCCCGGCAAGTCGGTCGAGGGCGCGCACTGGGCGGGCCGCGAGGAGTCCGAGCGGGTCTACCACGAGGCCGTGCAGCGCGCCAAGGACGCTGGCCTGACCACCGCGCGCTGGCCGATGCCGCACCCCAACCACTGA
- a CDS encoding peptidoglycan-binding protein — protein MGALPGRRHHPARDRHLRGGRRLRPVPRPRRLRPLRPRHRHGHLWDPKNGKVSTHYVDAAGGWSGTHVGGAIDAGFDPPSGAGISDYEKVRLDDLVADLDKLGWGCIWGVPQHYDHAHIDYIRANRNIVYQGPNAGFRVAEIEAVQRAAKALGVYTGDVDGVRGIGTQAAIKTLQQLAGLTADALPGAATMAAINSLLALNAGFTIPDIRARQSDLRRLGYYKGALDGLRGGQTVAAIEAFQRDRGLAPDGLPGRKTVDAITLALAELDKPAPRPEPTPPPVVSPEPPTNVPPVPGRLGGADRYDTAALVARQAPAERRQKVYLAADWADGLAAASAGDGVVLLARRGGTVLPGTTQAALRDLPVTELVIVGGTAAIPEPQARQAVDAITTK, from the coding sequence GTGGGCGCACTACCCGGGCGGCGGCACCATCCCGCCCGAGACCGCCACCTTCGAGGAGGACGCCGCCTTCGTCCGGTTCCTCGACCGCGTCGGCTACGCCCGCTTCGGCCCCGACACCGGCACGGCCACCTGTGGGACCCGAAGAACGGCAAGGTCTCCACGCACTACGTCGACGCCGCCGGCGGGTGGTCCGGCACGCACGTCGGCGGCGCGATCGACGCCGGCTTCGACCCGCCTTCGGGTGCGGGGATCTCCGACTACGAGAAGGTGCGCCTCGACGACCTCGTGGCCGACCTCGACAAGCTCGGCTGGGGCTGCATCTGGGGCGTCCCGCAGCACTACGACCACGCCCACATCGACTACATCCGCGCCAACCGCAACATCGTCTACCAGGGGCCGAACGCCGGCTTCAGGGTGGCCGAGATCGAGGCGGTCCAGCGGGCAGCCAAGGCCCTCGGCGTCTACACCGGCGACGTGGACGGCGTCCGCGGCATCGGCACGCAGGCTGCGATCAAGACCCTGCAGCAGCTGGCAGGCCTGACCGCTGACGCGCTGCCCGGTGCGGCGACGATGGCCGCGATCAACTCCCTCCTGGCCCTCAACGCCGGGTTCACCATCCCCGACATCAGGGCGCGCCAGTCCGACCTTCGCCGTCTCGGCTACTACAAGGGGGCGCTCGACGGCCTGCGCGGCGGGCAGACGGTCGCGGCCATCGAGGCGTTCCAGCGCGACCGTGGCCTCGCGCCCGACGGCCTACCGGGCCGCAAGACGGTCGACGCGATCACCCTGGCGCTGGCCGAGCTGGACAAGCCGGCGCCCCGGCCCGAGCCGACGCCCCCGCCCGTCGTGTCACCCGAGCCGCCGACGAACGTCCCGCCCGTGCCGGGACGCCTTGGTGGCGCCGACCGGTACGACACTGCAGCCCTCGTCGCCCGCCAGGCCCCGGCCGAGCGGCGCCAGAAGGTCTACCTCGCCGCGGACTGGGCCGACGGCCTCGCCGCAGCCTCCGCAGGTGACGGCGTCGTGCTCCTCGCCCGGCGCGGCGGCACCGTCCTGCCCGGCACCACCCAGGCCGCGCTGCGCGACCTGCCCGTGACCGAGCTCGTCATCGTCGGCGGCACCGCAGCCATCCCCGAACCCCAGGCGCGACAGGCCGTCGACGCCATCACCACGAAGTGA
- the ftsH gene encoding ATP-dependent zinc metalloprotease FtsH, whose amino-acid sequence MSSSANKRRPRPKPSPWMWIFVFLGLGILWFSLLSPSDFTRIPTSDALQLIKADKVAEATVTPDRVDLTLKDGQTFSSDDVRETGKVQAYYVEARGEQIIRAIDEHPPSTTWTDDPARPNFFVQLLGNFLPLLLILGLFLWLMMRMQGGGRGVMQFGKSKAKLATKDMPKVTFADVAGADEAVEELEEIKEFLAEPRKFLEVGAKIPKGVLLYGPPGTGKTLLARAVAGEAGVPFYSISGSDFVEMFVGVGASRVRDLFEQAKENAPAIIFVDEIDAVGRHRGAGLGGGHDEREQTLNQLLVEMDGFDVKTNVILIAATNRPDILDPALLRPGRFDRQIAVEAPDMLGRLHILQVHSTGKPMADDVDLMAVARRTPGFSGADLANVLNEAALLAARQDARIITDHDLDEAIDRVMAGPQKRTRVMSAKEKKITAYHEGGHALVAAAMNHTDPVSKVTILPRGRALGYTMVLPADDKYSTTRNELLDQLAYALGGRVAEELVFHDPTTGAANDIEKATGLARKMVTQFGMSERVGAVKLGSGSSEVFLGRDMGHERDYSENLAGVVDQEVRRLIEAAHDEAWHALNDNREVLDTLVLELLEKETLNAAAIAEIFTDVRKRPVRAVWLSSDARTIHEDGPVLTDAEKRAMANGHRPPVDEGEEHPPEKVIEIPEGGHVDPGHP is encoded by the coding sequence ATGAGCAGCAGCGCCAACAAGCGGCGGCCCCGCCCCAAGCCCAGTCCGTGGATGTGGATCTTCGTCTTCCTGGGTCTGGGCATCCTGTGGTTCTCGCTGCTCTCGCCCAGCGACTTCACCCGGATCCCCACCTCCGACGCGCTGCAGCTGATCAAGGCGGACAAGGTCGCCGAGGCCACGGTCACCCCCGACCGGGTGGACCTCACGCTCAAGGACGGGCAGACCTTCTCCAGCGACGACGTCCGCGAGACGGGCAAGGTGCAGGCGTACTACGTCGAGGCCCGTGGCGAGCAGATCATCAGGGCCATCGACGAGCACCCGCCGAGCACGACCTGGACCGACGACCCGGCGCGGCCCAACTTCTTCGTGCAGCTGCTGGGCAACTTCCTTCCGCTGCTGCTCATCCTCGGACTGTTCCTGTGGCTGATGATGCGCATGCAGGGCGGCGGCCGCGGGGTGATGCAGTTCGGCAAGTCCAAGGCCAAGCTGGCCACCAAGGACATGCCCAAGGTCACCTTCGCCGACGTGGCCGGCGCGGACGAGGCCGTCGAGGAGCTGGAGGAGATCAAGGAGTTCCTCGCCGAGCCGCGCAAGTTCCTGGAGGTCGGCGCCAAGATCCCCAAGGGCGTGCTGCTCTACGGCCCGCCCGGCACCGGCAAGACGCTGCTCGCGCGGGCGGTCGCCGGTGAGGCCGGCGTGCCCTTCTACTCGATCTCCGGCTCGGACTTCGTCGAGATGTTCGTCGGTGTCGGCGCCTCGCGCGTCCGGGACCTGTTCGAGCAGGCCAAGGAGAACGCCCCGGCGATCATCTTCGTCGACGAGATCGACGCGGTCGGCCGGCACCGCGGTGCCGGGCTCGGCGGTGGCCACGACGAGAGGGAGCAGACGCTCAACCAGCTGCTCGTCGAGATGGACGGCTTCGACGTCAAGACCAACGTGATCCTCATCGCGGCGACCAACCGCCCCGACATCCTCGACCCGGCGCTGCTGCGCCCGGGCCGCTTCGACCGTCAGATCGCGGTCGAGGCACCGGACATGCTGGGCCGCCTGCACATCCTGCAGGTGCACTCCACGGGCAAGCCGATGGCCGACGACGTCGACCTCATGGCGGTGGCGCGGCGCACCCCGGGGTTCTCCGGCGCCGACCTGGCCAACGTCCTCAACGAGGCGGCGCTGCTCGCCGCCCGCCAGGACGCGCGGATCATCACCGACCACGACCTCGACGAGGCGATCGACCGCGTCATGGCCGGTCCGCAGAAGCGCACCCGGGTGATGAGCGCCAAGGAGAAGAAGATCACCGCCTACCACGAGGGGGGCCACGCCCTCGTCGCCGCGGCGATGAACCACACCGACCCGGTGAGCAAGGTGACCATCCTGCCGCGCGGGCGGGCGCTGGGCTACACGATGGTGCTGCCGGCCGACGACAAGTACTCCACCACCCGTAACGAGCTGCTGGACCAGCTCGCCTACGCGCTGGGCGGGCGGGTCGCCGAGGAGCTGGTCTTCCACGACCCGACCACCGGCGCGGCCAACGACATCGAGAAGGCCACCGGCCTGGCCCGCAAGATGGTCACCCAGTTCGGGATGAGCGAGCGGGTCGGGGCGGTCAAGCTCGGCTCGGGCTCATCGGAGGTGTTCCTGGGTCGCGACATGGGCCACGAGCGCGACTACTCCGAGAACCTTGCGGGCGTCGTCGACCAAGAGGTGCGCCGGCTCATCGAGGCCGCGCACGACGAGGCCTGGCACGCCCTCAACGACAACCGGGAGGTCCTCGACACCCTGGTGCTGGAGCTGCTCGAGAAGGAGACGCTCAACGCCGCGGCGATCGCCGAGATCTTCACGGACGTCCGTAAGCGCCCGGTCCGCGCGGTCTGGCTCTCCTCCGACGCCCGGACCATCCACGAGGACGGGCCGGTCCTGACCGACGCCGAGAAGCGGGCGATGGCCAACGGCCACCGGCCGCCGGTGGACGAAGGTGAGGAGCACCCGCCAGAGAAGGTGATCGAGATCCCGGAGGGTGGTCATGTCGACCCCGGACACCCCTGA
- the tilS gene encoding tRNA lysidine(34) synthetase TilS — protein MPGPPPAVAAVRVAVRRALTQVPLGPPTAEPLLLVACSGGPDSSALAAGTGFVASRLGWRAGAVVVDHGLQEGSARVAQQAAALCHELGLDPVEVVAVEVVRTGEGPEADARRARYAVLADRADALGARAVLVGHTLEDQAEQVLLGLARGSGARSLSGMPPWRPLDAAADPGTGGALLLRPLLGVTRQQTLQACAELGLEPWQDPHNVDPRYARVRARRALADVAVDLGPGVVAGLARSADLLRDDADALDAAAETAYLGMGDPPWEAGRLRGLPRAVRTRLWRRAALASGSPGTDLTSEHLLAVDGLLTRWRGQGPLHLPGGVQASRTGEQVWIGRPT, from the coding sequence GTGCCCGGCCCGCCGCCCGCCGTCGCCGCCGTGCGTGTCGCGGTCCGGCGCGCGCTGACGCAGGTCCCCCTCGGCCCGCCGACCGCCGAGCCGCTGCTCCTGGTGGCGTGCTCGGGCGGCCCGGACTCCTCGGCGCTGGCCGCGGGCACGGGCTTCGTCGCGTCCCGTCTGGGCTGGCGCGCCGGCGCGGTCGTCGTCGACCACGGGCTGCAGGAGGGGTCCGCACGGGTGGCGCAGCAGGCCGCCGCCCTGTGCCACGAGCTGGGGCTCGATCCCGTCGAGGTGGTCGCCGTCGAGGTGGTGCGCACCGGGGAGGGTCCCGAGGCCGACGCCCGCAGGGCGAGGTATGCCGTGCTCGCCGACCGGGCGGACGCGCTCGGCGCCCGCGCCGTGCTGGTGGGGCACACCCTCGAGGACCAGGCCGAGCAGGTGCTGCTCGGGCTGGCCCGGGGGTCCGGCGCGCGGTCGCTGTCGGGGATGCCGCCCTGGCGGCCGCTCGACGCGGCCGCAGACCCTGGCACCGGCGGCGCCCTCCTGCTCCGGCCGTTGCTCGGCGTCACCCGCCAGCAGACGCTCCAGGCGTGCGCCGAGCTCGGCCTCGAGCCCTGGCAGGACCCGCACAACGTCGACCCGCGCTACGCCCGGGTCCGGGCCCGCAGGGCCCTCGCCGACGTTGCCGTCGACCTCGGTCCCGGCGTGGTGGCCGGCCTGGCGCGCAGCGCCGACCTGCTGCGGGACGACGCGGACGCCCTCGACGCGGCGGCGGAGACGGCATACCTGGGTATGGGGGACCCGCCCTGGGAGGCGGGCCGGCTGCGTGGGCTGCCCCGCGCCGTCCGGACCCGTCTGTGGCGGCGCGCGGCGCTGGCGTCCGGCAGCCCGGGGACCGACCTCACCTCGGAGCACCTGCTGGCCGTCGACGGGCTGCTCACCAGGTGGCGCGGACAGGGCCCCCTGCACCTGCCGGGCGGGGTGCAGGCGTCCCGGACGGGGGAGCAGGTGTGGATCGGGCGGCCCACGTAG
- a CDS encoding D-alanyl-D-alanine carboxypeptidase/D-alanyl-D-alanine-endopeptidase: MVSSGMRGAGGRSRYAVLPAVLLALVAAGGPAVAGAAAPPGTADDAAMTTAAPPTTRAEALPRPLPLTRPLGQVADGPEPDAATLTEDIADELDTDWLGPARRRAVTVRDALTGDVLAARNADRPVTPASTTKLLSAAAIVTGLPVEHTFTTRVVSGTSPEQLVLVAGGDMLLARGEGDADAVAGRAGVGDLAAQAAEALQARAVEGPVEVALDLQHVAGPDTLSTWTDFWVSEGYTGRIVQLGLEEDRALPQRPSPRDPAQETARAFAAALEEHGVRVADDPDGEAVDDPGWKAEEVQAPEQTEEVLATVESAPLRDVLALALATSDNAMVEQLARQAAVAAGGSVDEGALTTWIAQTLEQDYGIDMTGLHLADASGLSGGTLLTVDVIAEVLVAGADGSHPPLQSVLAAGGLPIAGYTGTLHDRFHLPVHAAAVGNARAKTGSLPHVTSLAGTVVTRDGRLLVYAMTADDIGEDGAVLEARSSLDEVVAQLARCGC; encoded by the coding sequence GTGGTCAGCAGCGGCATGCGCGGTGCCGGAGGGCGCTCCAGGTATGCCGTGCTCCCCGCCGTGCTCCTCGCGCTCGTGGCTGCCGGTGGCCCGGCGGTCGCGGGCGCCGCGGCGCCGCCCGGGACCGCCGACGACGCCGCGATGACCACCGCGGCCCCCCCGACGACACGGGCCGAGGCCCTGCCCCGCCCGCTCCCGCTGACCCGCCCGCTCGGACAGGTCGCCGACGGACCCGAGCCCGACGCCGCGACGCTGACCGAGGACATCGCCGACGAGCTGGACACCGACTGGCTCGGCCCGGCACGGCGCCGGGCTGTCACCGTGCGCGACGCGCTCACCGGAGACGTCCTCGCCGCCCGCAACGCCGACCGGCCGGTGACGCCGGCCTCGACGACCAAGCTGCTGTCCGCCGCCGCGATCGTCACCGGGCTGCCGGTCGAGCACACCTTCACCACCCGGGTGGTCTCCGGGACCTCCCCGGAGCAGCTCGTCCTCGTGGCCGGCGGCGACATGCTCCTCGCCCGCGGCGAGGGCGACGCGGACGCGGTCGCCGGCCGCGCGGGCGTCGGGGACCTGGCCGCCCAGGCCGCCGAGGCGCTGCAGGCGCGGGCCGTGGAGGGGCCGGTCGAGGTCGCCCTCGACCTGCAGCACGTCGCCGGACCGGACACGCTGTCGACCTGGACCGACTTCTGGGTCTCCGAGGGCTACACGGGGCGCATCGTCCAGCTCGGCCTCGAGGAGGACCGTGCCCTGCCCCAGCGACCCTCCCCGCGGGACCCCGCGCAGGAGACCGCGAGGGCCTTCGCCGCCGCGCTCGAGGAGCACGGCGTCCGGGTGGCCGACGATCCGGACGGCGAGGCGGTGGACGACCCCGGGTGGAAGGCCGAGGAGGTGCAGGCACCCGAGCAGACCGAGGAGGTCCTCGCCACCGTCGAGTCGGCGCCGCTGCGCGACGTGCTCGCGCTCGCGCTGGCCACCAGCGACAACGCGATGGTCGAGCAGCTGGCGCGACAGGCCGCCGTGGCCGCGGGCGGATCGGTGGACGAGGGTGCCCTCACCACGTGGATCGCGCAGACCCTGGAGCAGGACTACGGGATCGACATGACCGGTCTGCACCTCGCCGACGCGAGCGGACTGTCCGGCGGCACCCTGCTCACCGTCGACGTCATCGCCGAGGTGCTGGTAGCGGGGGCGGACGGCTCGCACCCGCCGCTGCAGTCGGTCCTGGCCGCCGGCGGGCTGCCGATCGCGGGCTACACCGGGACGCTCCACGACCGCTTCCACCTGCCGGTGCACGCCGCCGCGGTCGGCAACGCCCGGGCCAAGACCGGTTCGCTGCCCCACGTCACCTCGCTCGCCGGGACCGTCGTGACCCGGGACGGCCGGCTGCTCGTCTACGCGATGACCGCCGACGACATCGGCGAGGACGGTGCCGTGCTGGAGGCCCGCTCCAGCCTCGACGAGGTCGTCGCCCAGCTCGCCCGCTGCGGCTGCTGA
- the hpt gene encoding hypoxanthine phosphoribosyltransferase — MDAEHMGPDLENVLYTEEEIQTRLTELAARVWGDYKDKDVLLVGVLRGAVMVMADFARALPGSAEMDWMAVSSYGSGTKSSGVVRILKDLDTDISGRHVLIVEDIIDSGLTLSWIRTNLESRRPASVEICTLLRKPDAAKVEIDVRYVGFEIPNAFVVGYGLDYAEKYRNLRDIGTLAKHVYS, encoded by the coding sequence GTGGACGCCGAGCACATGGGGCCCGACCTGGAGAACGTCCTCTACACCGAGGAGGAGATCCAGACGCGGCTCACCGAGCTGGCCGCCCGGGTGTGGGGGGACTACAAGGACAAGGACGTGCTCCTCGTCGGCGTGCTGCGGGGCGCCGTGATGGTGATGGCCGACTTCGCGCGGGCGCTGCCCGGGTCGGCGGAGATGGACTGGATGGCGGTGAGCAGCTACGGCTCGGGCACCAAGTCCAGCGGCGTGGTCCGCATCCTCAAGGACCTCGACACCGACATCTCCGGGCGGCACGTGCTCATCGTCGAGGACATCATCGACTCGGGCCTCACGCTGAGCTGGATCCGCACCAACCTGGAGTCGCGCCGCCCCGCCTCGGTGGAGATCTGCACGCTGCTGCGCAAGCCGGACGCCGCCAAGGTGGAGATCGACGTGCGCTACGTCGGTTTCGAGATCCCCAACGCCTTCGTCGTCGGCTACGGGCTGGACTACGCCGAGAAGTACCGCAACCTGCGCGACATCGGCACCCTGGCCAAGCACGTGTACTCGTAG
- a CDS encoding acyltransferase family protein, protein MGYIPQLDGLRAVAVGAVMVGHAWPDYVPGGGAGVSVFFALSGYLITSLLIAERERHGRIDYLRFYGRRFVRLVPALVLTVAVTVVVLRPPWGNVAAALFYYANWRRIGGHEMQELGHTWSLAIEEQFYLVWPLVLAAAYCLWRVRGIAWTALALSAVAVLIRAWIGDDTYRMYNGLDTRMDSLLTGALVACGLRLWPAAVEKACRWLAGPALAVLTAQTFWGMVGGYQLGQGVQAWACAALVGWLVTSPGSWGARALSWTPLVWLGLISYGLYLWHFPVQHWFSPMEWMTRTMLLPCVAVVTVLLSLVSYRFAERPLTLWLRPHLVPRARASEDA, encoded by the coding sequence GTGGGGTACATCCCGCAGCTGGACGGGCTGCGTGCCGTCGCAGTGGGCGCGGTGATGGTGGGTCATGCCTGGCCGGACTACGTACCCGGCGGCGGGGCCGGGGTGTCGGTGTTCTTCGCCCTGTCGGGCTACCTGATCACCAGCCTGCTGATCGCCGAACGTGAGCGGCACGGCCGGATCGACTACCTACGGTTCTACGGGCGTCGGTTCGTACGCCTGGTCCCGGCGCTGGTCCTCACGGTCGCCGTCACGGTGGTCGTGCTTCGTCCACCGTGGGGGAACGTCGCGGCCGCGCTGTTCTACTACGCAAACTGGCGGCGGATCGGTGGCCACGAGATGCAGGAGCTCGGGCATACCTGGTCGCTGGCGATCGAGGAACAGTTCTACCTCGTGTGGCCGCTCGTCCTCGCCGCTGCGTACTGCCTGTGGCGGGTGCGGGGCATCGCGTGGACGGCCCTGGCACTGTCTGCCGTCGCGGTGCTGATCAGGGCGTGGATCGGGGACGACACCTATCGGATGTACAACGGCCTAGACACCCGCATGGACTCGCTGCTCACCGGTGCCCTGGTCGCGTGCGGGCTGCGCCTGTGGCCGGCCGCGGTGGAGAAGGCGTGTCGGTGGCTGGCAGGGCCGGCACTGGCCGTCCTGACGGCGCAGACGTTCTGGGGCATGGTCGGTGGCTACCAGCTCGGCCAAGGAGTGCAGGCGTGGGCTTGTGCCGCGCTGGTCGGGTGGCTGGTGACCTCGCCGGGGTCGTGGGGCGCGCGTGCACTGTCGTGGACACCGCTGGTGTGGCTGGGGTTGATCTCCTACGGGCTGTACCTGTGGCACTTCCCGGTGCAGCACTGGTTCTCACCGATGGAGTGGATGACGCGGACAATGCTGCTGCCTTGCGTCGCGGTGGTAACGGTGCTGCTGTCATTGGTGTCGTACCGGTTCGCGGAGAGGCCTCTGACGCTGTGGCTACGGCCTCACTTGGTGCCGCGCGCCCGCGCGTCAGAGGACGCTTAG
- a CDS encoding zinc-dependent metalloprotease, translated as MNSIPATPVPAPAEPGDPTPATAPDVRGSELVDWGFAATAAGRLVPPGPRAGRREVEALVTQLRSAGERAVGPVASTARMETPPGTPPALVVDRPGWIRANAASMGAMLGPVLDDVVSRKREADRQRAEQAGRTLPEVGQRTQKVGSTITGTEVAGILSWISTKVLGQYDLAPQGTPRLLFVAPNILSAERELEVDPSDFRLWVAVHEETHRVQFTAVPWLRQHVIDSARSIGSEMVPEPDRMGQRLGEIVSALPGVLRGETDITQVLATPEQRERLAEVTAVMSLLEGHADVVMDEVGPSVIPSVAEIRRKFQRRRKGAGNVDKMLRRLLGMEAKMRQYRDGAVFVRAVTDQVGVDGFNQVWSSPQTLPRPAEIADPAAWVARVHG; from the coding sequence ATGAACTCCATCCCCGCGACCCCAGTGCCAGCGCCCGCCGAGCCCGGCGACCCGACGCCGGCCACCGCGCCGGACGTGCGCGGCAGCGAGCTGGTCGACTGGGGCTTCGCCGCGACGGCCGCCGGACGCCTCGTGCCGCCCGGGCCGCGCGCCGGCCGGCGGGAGGTGGAGGCCCTCGTGACCCAGCTGCGCTCCGCGGGGGAGCGCGCGGTCGGCCCTGTGGCCTCGACCGCCCGGATGGAGACGCCGCCGGGCACCCCGCCCGCCCTCGTCGTGGACCGCCCCGGCTGGATCCGTGCCAACGCCGCCTCGATGGGGGCGATGCTCGGGCCGGTGCTCGACGACGTCGTGTCCCGCAAGAGGGAGGCCGACCGGCAGCGCGCCGAGCAGGCCGGCCGCACCCTGCCGGAGGTCGGGCAGCGCACCCAGAAGGTCGGCTCCACGATCACCGGCACCGAGGTCGCCGGCATCCTCTCCTGGATCTCGACCAAGGTGCTGGGCCAGTACGACCTCGCCCCCCAGGGCACCCCGCGACTGCTCTTCGTCGCGCCCAACATCCTCAGCGCCGAGCGCGAGCTCGAGGTGGACCCATCCGACTTCCGGCTCTGGGTGGCCGTGCACGAGGAGACCCACCGGGTGCAGTTCACCGCGGTGCCGTGGCTGCGGCAGCACGTGATCGACTCCGCACGCTCCATCGGCTCGGAGATGGTGCCCGAGCCGGACCGGATGGGCCAGCGTCTGGGCGAGATCGTCTCGGCGCTGCCGGGCGTGCTGCGCGGCGAGACCGACATCACCCAGGTGCTCGCCACCCCCGAGCAGCGCGAGCGCCTCGCCGAGGTGACCGCGGTGATGTCGCTGCTCGAGGGGCACGCCGACGTCGTCATGGACGAGGTCGGGCCGAGCGTCATCCCCTCGGTCGCGGAGATCCGCCGGAAGTTCCAGCGGCGCCGCAAGGGGGCCGGCAACGTCGACAAGATGCTGCGCCGGCTGCTCGGCATGGAGGCCAAGATGCGGCAGTACCGCGACGGCGCGGTCTTCGTCCGCGCGGTCACCGACCAGGTCGGGGTGGACGGCTTCAACCAGGTGTGGAGCTCGCCCCAGACCCTGCCGCGGCCCGCCGAGATCGCCGACCCGGCCGCCTGGGTCGCGCGCGTCCACGGCTGA
- a CDS encoding DUF3352 domain-containing protein, with the protein MSTVVEQPGGGITEAGRGGRGWLMAGIGLGAAALIGGGAYAAVHFLGSTGDQPDTVLPGDAAAYLRVDLDPSVGQKVAAVRFFQGLDPQAQARLESGEWREYVWEKLTEDGDVPADLDYATDIEPWLGDRAGVAVLPNGEEEPLVAVAMQVKDGEKALATLDKIKASSAAADTPADEQFGYYLDGDYVVLAKADQVEQVRAAAEQGTLEDQEAFTSDMDDLGDAGVASFWMDVAKVAELEDVALDEAAELGAGGAVTSGLTDEQKAMLSGRAAGALRLSPDAVEIHGLSHGYGGFSMPTADGAQLVLDLPADTAAAFSLENGADWVQAVWDLYSSVDEDGVDSLVEEASAQGFTLPEDLKTVLGSSLVLSVGPGMVEAVEGMSQTETSLPQLPVAYRVQTDADRFSTLLQDLGLPPNELAQRTDDGVLTLGLAQDYVDGVAAPQSRLGDDATFGAAVADADEAASVLFVNINEYEDRYLPMVEDEDARSALERLAAVGWSTEVTGADTSRFTLRFVADGE; encoded by the coding sequence ATGTCGACTGTGGTGGAACAACCAGGTGGCGGGATCACCGAGGCCGGGCGCGGGGGCAGGGGCTGGCTGATGGCCGGCATCGGGCTCGGCGCCGCCGCCCTCATCGGGGGCGGGGCGTACGCCGCCGTCCACTTCCTGGGCAGCACCGGCGACCAGCCGGACACCGTGCTGCCCGGGGACGCGGCCGCCTACCTCCGCGTCGACCTGGACCCTTCGGTGGGCCAGAAGGTCGCCGCGGTGCGCTTCTTCCAGGGCCTGGACCCGCAGGCTCAGGCTCGGCTGGAGTCGGGCGAGTGGCGCGAGTACGTCTGGGAGAAGCTGACCGAGGACGGCGACGTCCCGGCGGACCTCGACTACGCGACCGACATCGAGCCGTGGCTGGGTGACCGGGCCGGGGTGGCGGTCCTGCCCAACGGGGAGGAGGAGCCGCTCGTCGCGGTCGCGATGCAGGTCAAGGACGGCGAGAAGGCGCTGGCGACCCTGGACAAGATCAAGGCCAGCAGCGCAGCCGCCGACACGCCGGCCGACGAGCAGTTCGGCTACTACCTCGACGGCGACTACGTCGTCCTGGCCAAGGCCGACCAGGTCGAGCAGGTCAGGGCCGCCGCCGAGCAGGGCACGCTGGAGGACCAGGAGGCCTTCACCTCCGACATGGACGACCTCGGCGACGCCGGCGTGGCCTCCTTCTGGATGGACGTGGCCAAGGTGGCCGAGCTCGAGGACGTCGCCCTGGACGAGGCTGCCGAGCTGGGCGCCGGCGGCGCGGTCACCAGCGGGCTGACCGACGAGCAGAAGGCGATGCTGTCGGGGCGGGCCGCCGGCGCGCTGCGGCTCAGCCCCGACGCGGTGGAGATCCACGGGCTCTCGCACGGCTACGGCGGCTTCTCGATGCCGACCGCCGACGGGGCCCAGCTGGTGCTGGACCTGCCGGCCGACACCGCCGCCGCCTTCTCCCTGGAGAACGGCGCCGACTGGGTGCAGGCGGTCTGGGACCTCTACTCCTCGGTCGACGAGGACGGCGTCGACTCGCTCGTCGAGGAGGCCTCCGCCCAGGGCTTCACCCTGCCCGAGGACCTCAAGACGGTCCTGGGCAGCTCGCTGGTCCTCTCGGTCGGCCCCGGCATGGTCGAGGCGGTCGAGGGGATGAGCCAGACCGAGACCAGCCTGCCGCAGCTGCCGGTCGCCTACCGCGTCCAGACCGACGCGGACAGGTTCAGCACCCTGCTGCAGGACCTGGGCCTGCCGCCCAACGAGCTGGCGCAGCGCACGGACGACGGCGTGCTCACCCTGGGTCTGGCCCAGGACTACGTCGACGGCGTCGCGGCGCCGCAGAGCCGGCTCGGTGACGATGCGACCTTCGGCGCGGCCGTCGCGGACGCCGACGAGGCGGCCTCGGTGCTCTTCGTGAACATCAACGAGTACGAGGACCGCTACCTGCCGATGGTCGAGGACGAGGATGCCCGCTCCGCCCTCGAGCGGCTCGCCGCGGTGGGCTGGTCGACCGAGGTCACCGGGGCCGACACCAGCCGCTTCACGCTGCGCTTCGTCGCCGACGGTGAGTGA